The following are encoded in a window of Struthio camelus isolate bStrCam1 chromosome Z, bStrCam1.hap1, whole genome shotgun sequence genomic DNA:
- the LOC138064370 gene encoding RAB6A-GEF complex partner protein 2-like, translating to MIEVLAKLGHGPVFLAGEVLECVITFTNPLSASSTSASSEMLAWASAQIHCQFHASENRVALPPSDGSKHDVQAENETVFVPNRGERGQCILSTPPKILFCDLRLDPGESKSYSYCETLPIDGPPSFRGQSVKYVYKLTIGCQRVNSPIKLLRVPFRVLVLHGLKDYQFPQDEAVAPSNPFLEEEEGLKKDSRLADLATELLMVATSRRSLHLYNISNTRGKVGTFCIFKTVYKIGEDVIGTFNFSEGDIPCLQYSVSLQTEESIQEEFQRRRGQPVSYSTHARHQEACLHTAQSSFSLPIPLSSTPGFTTNIVSLKWRLHFEFVTSGESAGTCVVRGSQSEAVTWSGVEQIEVDTFSWDLPIKVLPTNPVLASYVSQFSSTNSITI from the exons CGAGATGCTGGCATGGGCCAGCGCCCAAATCCACTGTCAGTTTCACGCCAGCGAGAACCGGGTAGCACTCCCCCCCTCGGACGGCAGCAAACACGATGTGCAGGCAGAGAACGAGACAGTCTTCGTCCCCAACAGAG GAGAGCGGGGTCAGTGTATCCTGTCCACTCCACCAAAGATTCTCTTCTGTGACTTGCGACTGGATCCTGGGGAATCAAAGTCCT ATTCATACTGTGAGACGCTGCCCATAGATGGCCCTCCTTCTTTTCGGGGACAGTCAGTGAAGTACGTGTACAAGCTAACCATTGGCTGCCAGCGTGTGAACTCCCCCATCAAGCTCCTGCGCGTACCTTTCCGTGTCCTTGTGCTGCATG GGCTCAAGGATTACCAGTTCCCGCAGGATGAGGCCGTTGCTCCCTCAAACCCcttcctggaggaggaggaaggcttgaAGAAAGACTCTCGCCTGGCGGACCTGGCGACAGAGCTGCTGATGGTGGCCACCTCCCGACGCAGCCTGC ACCTGTATAACATCAGCAACACCCGTGGGAAGGTGGGGACATTCTGTATCTTTAAAACAGTGTATAAGATCGGAGAGGATGTCATTGGGACATTTAACTTCTCAGAAGGAGACATCCCGTGTCTGCAG TACTCGGTGAGCCTGCAGACGGAGGAGAGCATCCAGGAGGAGTtccagcggcggcgggggcagcctgTCTCCTACAGCACGCACGCCCGCCATCAGGAGGCCTGCCTGCACACGGCCCAGAGCAGCTTCAGCCTGCCCATCCCGCTGAGCTCTACCCCAGGATTCACCACCAACATCG TGTCCCTGAAGTGGAGGCTGCACTTCGAGTTTGTGACCTCCGGGGAATCAGCGGGGACTTGCGTGGTTCGTGGAAGCCAGTCGGAGGCCGTCACCTGGTCAGGGGTGGAGCAGATCGAAGTGGACACTTTCAGCTGGGACCTGCCCATCAAAGTCCTTCCCACTAACCCCGTCCTGGCCTCCTACGTCTCTCAGTTCTCCAGCACCAACTCCATCACCATCTGA
- the MSMP gene encoding prostate-associated microseminoprotein, which yields MAMRVQKMVCAWGRLCLLLSLLLQLPGSQAKCYFEAKAPCEYEGKQFFLGESWLSANCLLCTCLHPIGVGCCETTQHPIDFPDWCEAHYDSQTCQISVVQKANPSLPCVKSLEHEWGLPAPPSR from the exons ATGGCCATGAGAGTGCAGAAGATGGTGTGTGCCTGGGGCAGGCtttgcctgctgctctccctcctcctccagctgccgggcTCCCAGGCCAAATGCTACTTCGAGGCTAAAG CTCCCTGCGAGTATGAGGGGAAGCAGTTCTTCCTCGGGGAGTCGTGGCTGAGCGCCAACTGCCTGCTGTGCACCTGCCTGCACCCCATCGGCGTGGGCTGCTGCGAGAC cacccagcaccccatcGACTTCCCCGACTGGTGTGAGGCCCACTACGACTCGCAGACCTGCCAGATCTCGGTGGTGCAGAAGGCCAACCCCAGCCTGCCCTGCGTGAAGAGCCTGGAGCACGAGTGGGGCTTGCCGGCACCCCCGAGCCGCTGA